A stretch of Besnoitia besnoiti strain Bb-Ger1 chromosome Unknown contig00015, whole genome shotgun sequence DNA encodes these proteins:
- a CDS encoding uncharacterized protein (encoded by transcript BESB_027330) — translation MSAGNQQPGGSLVDRRYCRSRWESVYALFGLRGRGSSSSTVVANEIPPANDSRPLTNTTSLSAVRASTQSASSRLELLAAPRNSAPRRRMINMLPRGRAAEAPGELCPPSERPAGGLRRASTNSRVLAALASAPDALHTPPSPPACPRQPSLSARPAPAADARPLLILRSDAAPLNRPAAVASAGSALGWQSSTGAPARPSEPASGPSGGWTGSGGARPCRPRLRAADRIGEAACGRSSPLRRGADASARDGRPRRLQVSPTTDPPPLRPQCRAPKARQPAERAQTGTARQGLEPGKPPRRRTTRCATDRVQAKLKSSALSGFTRVVFLYVSLRSFCSANPFAGSVTARQVLVHIDGCLVAEQLRVQLEPQHWDRLHSLIGCWNDRFGRVESGLITFDPPASASHRRPPAALTSLRSLFRDDGDSPPSSLSPAARERRRTVLTCRPEPPQSVSELPPLSSSGVEDDVVEAPGPGLETPSPPLSCLSLTPTPPRYVLERRQQLVRQLRQIELHTTPAHRLFLQRTRAHLEVPTRYFPGAVPHRHRSPARPPVGLSAEVPVARRRYPVDDSDDLVAARLEGVVEADAGLWPDEAAVRGPGGAGGGFVAFGSLLPNLEGAAGRRWTRSGLAPPWGGDADLSDGSLMGTDRISFQSETSPTTAPSSVPASASENWSGDANLDALSGSRLFGGGAQGDARGASGWAHTTSSSEADPPGSQARSPPAGAAEEARDSGRAPGSSSRLRASLDSVRRRLHGSHGSAAGLGEPGASPPDAGEASGGASGRRDRSPSGTTAGDSPAGLGSSAEGELRDPSSSAFDRAESGGGGATSSALEVCSAPGGETPGTPPSGPPRSPVPPEALGLSGSARQETKGAATQEGDPEPESDGAPRRRRPAGRRGRGFDSPGSEPEAASEASSARRPDQGEVGGREAGQGAEAPPAGLARAWRQISRPIDPRPLDPNLLLDSLVQLTRGERAGSEESLARRAYRKFGQANCDQFVELASFPFNVKKDWFYAQLSSMRVHFAHSWVVIDVRRHELLEAAFERMQSLSPHDFHKEFKFQFQGECAADAGGPTREFFTLISQKILDANVGLFKQCEVDEITYQINPLSGINEGHLDFFRFVGCVLGKAVFDRQILAAPLCRPLLKQLLLQSLEVQDLAQMDIQLHRSLQWLRRHPIEETVETTFVAVEDYFGTSQEVPLKEGGERERVTDANKDEYVYLMAKRKMVDSVRLQLQALQQGFWSVVPLPLLRVFDEREFDLILNGRPYVDVEDWKRHTQYVGEFHDSHPVVRWFWDIVANTFNDDERGRLLQFCTGTSRVPSEGFRVLESNRGQLARFTLQPIERGGESCPAPLPRAHTCFNRLDLPKYHSRDELLHYMEIAIQIDHLTGFGVDE, via the exons ATGAGCGCCGGCAACCAGCAGCCTGGCGGCTCACTCGTCGACCGGCGCTACTGCCGGTCTCGCTGGGAGTCGGTGTACGCCCTTttcggcctgcgcggccgtggCTCGTCTTCGTCTACGGTCGTCGCAAACGAAATCCCCCCTGCAAACGACAGTCGCCCGCTGACCAACACAACTTCCCTGTCGGCTGTGCGGGCGTCTACCCAGTCAGCCTCCAGCAGACTGGAGCTGCTTGCAGCGCCTCGAAACTCcgccccgcggaggcggatgaTAAACATGCTCCCCCGTGgcagagcggcggaagcaCCTGGAGAGCTCTGCCCCCCCAGCGAACGCCCCGCGGGCGGACTGCG GCGAGCGTCGACGAACTCGCGGGTCCTGGCGGCTCTGGCGTCCGCCCCTGAcgcgctgcacacgccgccctcgccccccgcctGTCCTCGCCAGCCGTCCCTgtctgcgcgtcctgcgcctgcagccgatgcgcggcctctgctcatcttgcgcagcgacgctgcgccgctcAACAGAccagccgccgtcgcgtcaGCCGGCAGTGCCCTGGGGTGGCAGAGCTCAACGGGCGCTCCCGCCCGCCCTTCAGAACCTGCCTCGGGGCCTAGTGGCGGCTGGACGGGGAGCGGGGGGGCGAGGCCCTGCAGACCGCGCCTTCGAGCCGCCGACCGAATCGGCGAAGCCGCGTGCGGGCGTTCTTCGCCtttgcggcgcggcgcagacgcctccgcgcgagacgggcgTCCTCGACGCCTGCAAGTCTCTCCGACGACAGATCCGCCGCCTCTCAGGCCCCAGTGCCGGGCGCCGAAGGCCCGTCAGCCAGCAGAGAGGGCGCAAACGGGGACGGCGCGCCAGGGACTGGAGCCTGgcaagccgccgcggcgccgcacgacACGCTGCGCCACCGACCGCGTTCAGGCGAAGCTCAAATCGTCTGCCCTGTCTG GGTTTACCCGCGTCGTCTTTCTGTATGTTTCGCTGCGCTCATTCTGCAGTGCAAATCCATTCGCGGGAAGCGTCACGGCGCGCCAAGTCCTCGTCCACATTGATGGATGTTTGGTCGCCGAGCAGCTCCGCGTGCAGTTGGAGCCTCAGCACTGGGATCGTCTGCACAGCTTGATCGGCTG TTGGAACGATCGGTTTGGGCGCGTCGAGAGCGGTTTGATTACTTTTGacccgcctgcgtctgcgtcgcatcggcgtcctccagcggcgctgACGTCGCTGCGGTCGCTCTTCCGAGACGATGGGGACAGCCCACCGTCATCTttgtcgcccgccgcccgcgagcgcaggaGGACTGTTCTGACCTGTCGACccgagccgccgcagagcgttTCGGAGCTTCCGCCCCTCTCCTCCAGCGGCGTTGAAGACGATGTGGTCGAAGCGCCTGGACCTGGTCTCgagacgccgtcgcctccgctttcGTGTCTTTCGctgacgccgacgccgccgcgctacgtgctggagcgccgccagcagctcgtgaggcagctgcggcagatCGAACTGCACACGACGCCTGCGCATCGTCTCTTCCTCcagcggacgcgggcgcacCTCGAGGTACCGACACGGTACTTCCCCGGCGCCGTGCCGCACCGCCACCGCAGCCCAGCTCGTCCGCCGGTCGGGCTGAGTGCGGAAGTGCCTGTGGCGCGTCGTCGATACCCCGtcgacgacagcgacgacctcgtcgcggcgcgcctcgagggggTGGTGGAGGCAGATGCTGGGCTCTGGCCTGACGAGGCAGCCGTTCGAGGaccaggcggcgcgggaggcggctTCGTCGCGTTCGGGAGCCTGTTGCCGAACTTGGAGGGGGCGGCAGGGCGCAGATGGACGCGGAGCGGCTTGGCGCCGCCATGGGGCGGCGATGCGGACTTGAGCGACGGTTCCCTCATGGGCACAGATCGAATCTCGTTTCAGTCTGAAACGAGCCCGACGaccgcgccgtcgtcggtcCCGGCGTCCGCAAGTGAAAActggagcggcgacgccaaCCTGGACGCGCTCAGCGGCTCCCGGCTCTTCGGGGGTGGCGCGCAaggcgacgctcgcgggGCGAGCGGGTGGGCGCACACCACCTCGAGCTCCGAGGCAGATCCGCCAGGCTCGCaagcgcggtcgccgccggcgggggcAGCCGAAGAAGCCAGAGACAGCGGCCGGGCCCCTGGCTCGTCTTCccgcctgcgggcgagcCTGGAcagcgtccgccgcagactGCACGGCAGCCACGGGAGTGCGGCTGGGCTCGGCGAACCGGGAGCTTCGCCGCCTGACGCTggcgaagcgagcggcggggcgagcggccgTCGTGat CGGTCGCCGAGCGGCACGACCGCGGGCGACAGCCCAGCAGGACTGGGCTCCTCTGCGGAGGGGGAGCTCCGCGACCCCTCCAGCAGTGCCTTCGACAGAGCAGAGTCAGGTGGCGGCGGGGCGACGAGCAGCGCCCTCGAGGTGTGCTCAGCGCCAGGGGGCGAGACCCCAGGGACGCCACCGTCGGGACCGCCACGCAGCCCCGTGCCGCCCGAGGCTCTGGGCTTGTCGGGCTCTGCGCGTCAAGAGACAaagggggcggcgacgcaggagggAGACCCGGAGCCTGAGAGCGACGGGgcaccgcggcgacgacgccccgcgggaaggcgaggccgcggcttcgACTCACCGGGCAGCGAACCTGAGGCAGCGTCGGAagcctcgtcggcgcgccggcctgACCAGGGGGAAGTGGGTGGACGCGAAGCAGGTCagggcgccgaagcgccCCCTGCGGGTCTCGCGCGGGCCTGGCGGCAAATTAGTCGCCCTATCGACCCGAGGCCACTCGACCCAAACCTGCTGCTCGACTCGCTGGTGCAACTGACGCGTGGGGAGCGGGCTGGGAGTGAAGAGTCCCTCGCCAGAAGAG CGTACAGAAAATTCGGCCAGGCGAACTGCGACCAGTTTGTGGAGCTGGCGAGCTTTCCTTTCAACGTCAAAAAAGACTGGTTCTACGCACAGCTGAGCAGCATGAGGGTCCACTTCGCGCATTCCTGGGTTGTGATAG ATGTCCGTCGACACGAGCTCTTAGAAGCGGCGTTCGAGCGGATGCAGTCCCTGTCGCCGCACGACTTCCACAAGGAGTTCAAATTCCAGTTTCAGGGCGAGTGCGCGGCCGACGCAGGAGGCCCGACGCGCGAGTTCTTCACTCTTATCTCACAg AAGATTTTGGACGCGAACGTGGGGCTCTTCAAGCAGTGCGAGGTCGACGAGATCACTTATCAAATCAACCCGCTCTCTGG GATAAACGAAGGGCATCTCgacttcttccgcttcgtcgGGTGTGTCCTCGGCAAGGCGGTCTTTGACAGGCAGATTCTCGCGGCTCCCTTGTGCCGACCTCTTCTGAAACAG ctgctgctccagtCTCTCGAGGTTCAAGATCTAGCGCAGATGGACATCCAGCTGCATCGCTCTCTGCAGTGGCTGCGGCGACATC CAATCGAGGAGACAGTTGAGACGACTTTTGTGGCGGTCGAGGACTACTTCGGGACATCTCAG GAAGTTCCTCTGAAAGAGGGTGGCGAGCGGGAACGCGTGACCGACGCGAACAAAGACGAATACGTCTACCTGATGGCGAAACGCAAGATGGTCGATAGCGTTCGCCTACAGCTTCAGGCTCTTCAGCAGGG GTTTTGGAGCGTCGTTCCGCTTCCCCTTCTTCGGGTCTTCGACGAGCGTGAATTCGACCTCATTTTGAATGGCCGGCCTTACGTCGATGTCG AAGACTGGAAGCGACACACGCAGTACGTTGGCGAGTTCCACGACAGCCACCCCGTCGTTCGCTGGTTCTGGGACATCGTCGCAAACACATTCAACGACGACGAACgcgggcgccttctgcagtTTTGCACAG GCACCAGCCGAGTGCCGTCTGAAGGCTTTCGAGTTCTGGAGAGCAACCGCGGGCAGCTGGCTCGATTCACCTTGCAGCCCATtgagcgcggaggcgagagctgtccagcgccgctgccgcgcgctcaCACGTGCTTTAATAG GCTGGACTTGCCCAAGTATCATTCCCGGGACGAGCTGCTGCACTACATGGAGATCGCGATTCAGATCGACCATCTCACGGGGTTTGGTGTTGATGAATGA